The following coding sequences are from one Cryptococcus deuterogattii R265 chromosome 1, complete sequence window:
- a CDS encoding cell differentiation protein rcd1 yields the protein MFSHAPPHLSHQHQHHPLQHQSLHRPPTAPSTPDTEHSTHTWAPTPSFPQHMNQQLQPASNIPPYLFDRRQFPYSAPSADATRQNAAHTPQLAATQSTTPGASASGPLLPQNLAQHLNNPPPPTGSQQSINPAMQTQAGPGAGTVAGASAGGKVLLMPNGAPPPAGSDEEKIYILITELLEPETREAALLELSKKRELYEDLALVLWGGFGIMSSLLLEIVAVYPALSPPSLTAHASNRVCNALALLQCVASHSDTRALFLNAHIPLFLYPFLNTTSKTRPFEYLRLTSLGVIGALVKQNDNSDVINFLLSTEIIPLCLRIMETGSELSKTVAIFIVQKILADDLGLQYICQTYERFYAVGTVLANMVDALVESQAVRLLKHVVRCYLRMSDNPRAREALRACLPKALQDNTFNPLLKGDMVTKRCLQTLLMNLNERPASDIQ from the exons ATGTTCTCGCACGCCCCGCCGCATCTCTCGCAtcagcaccagcaccatCCCCTCCAGCACCAATCTCTGCACCGCCCGCCCACGGCCCCCTCCACCCCGGACACCGAGCACTCCACCCACACCTGGGCGCCCACGCCAAGTTTCCCTCAGCACATGAACCAGCAGCTCCAGCCAGCGTCAAACATCCCCCCCTACCTCTTCGACAGGCGCCAGTTTCCCTACTCGGCGCCCTCCGCAGATGCCACCAGGCAGAATGCCGCACACACACCCCAGCTAGCAGCAACCCAGTCCACTACTCCGGGCGCAAGCGCGTCTGGCCCGCTGCTTCCACAAAATCTCGCGCAACACCTGAACAATCCGCCACCGCCCACCGGTTCCCAGCAGTCCATCAACCCCGCAATGCAGACTCAGGCTGGACCCGGTGCCGGTACCGTCGCCGGGGCGTCAGCTGGAGGCAAGGTCCTTCTGATGCCCAACGGCGCGCCGCCTCCTGCAGGGAgcgacgaggagaagatctacatcctcatcactgAGCTACTCGAGCCAGAAACAAGAGAGGCGGCCCTTTTGGAATTGAGTAAAAAGAGAGAGCTTTACGAAGATTTGGCGTTGGTCCTTTGGGGCGGTTTTG GTATCATGAGCTCTCTGCTGCTTGAGATCGTCGCGGTCTATCCAGCGCTTTCTCCGCCATCGTTGACCGCACATGCTTCCAACCGGGTATGCAATGCactcgctcttcttcaatgtGTCGCGAGTCACTCTGACACAAGAGCATTGTTCTTAAATG CGCACATTCCCCTGTTTTTATACCCTTTCCTCAACACCACCAGTAAAACTCGACCTTTTGAGTACCTTCGACTAACATCTTTGGGCGTGATCGGTGCTCTTGTCAAG CAAAATGACAACTCGGATGTCATcaacttccttctttctacCGAAATTATTCCTCTCTGTCTCAGAATAATGGAAACTGGCTCGGAACTTTCCAAGACTGTGGCCATCTTTATCGTTCAAAAGATCCTCGCAGACGATTTGGGATTGCAGTATATCTGCCAAACATACGAGAGGTTTTATGCTGTCGGGACAGTGTTGGCCAACATGGTGGATGCTCTTGTGGAAAGCCAGGCGGTCCGTTTGTTGAAGCATGTGGTTAGATGCTACTTGAGGATGAGTGACAACCCTAG GGCAAGAGAAGCTCTTCGTGCCTGCCTTCCAAAGGCTTTGCAGGATAACACCTTCAACCCCCTTCTCAAGGGCGACATGGTTACCAAGCGGTGCCTCCAAACCCTCTTAATGAATCTCAACGAGCGACCGGCTTCTGACATTCAATAA
- a CDS encoding ribosome biogenesis protein BMS1 — translation MEAPHKAHHKPSAGAKHAKKDAAKGVDRSGGKNFNPKAFTNTSFRAADRAARRTAEKNQQRLHVPLVNRNPEERKVTNEKGKGMDEGALPPPPIVVGIVGPPGVGKTTLLRSLVRRFTKHNLSQPQGPVTVVSGKTRRITFIECGNDLNSMIDLGKVVDLVLLMIDGSFGFEMETFEFLNILQSHGFPKVMGVLTHVDLIKKASTLKDTKKRLKHRFWTEIYQGAKLFSLSGVMNGRYPDAEINLLSRFISVMKFRPLVFRNQHPYLVADRIQDLTPREAIRENAKIDRTITLYGYVRGPNLPPRNAKIHIPGAGDLEVKEVERLADPCPLPTLESERRRKMGEKAKLIHAPMSDVGGVMYDKDAVYINVPGNFTKGGDTPRGEGEKMVMDLQDAERTFADNIQASEIRLFGHSSAPLQVTEERKDHVRRRAEPRSGGPMLGKADDDEFDESLDEDDEFDDASDAEDGGRFDEASGESDDDDERDVAYAESESDHDDLAFATGFEQEGARVNFDDDDDEDFPSDEDDEDVPGWKRNLASRASSALADRLGKKRNLMTLIYDSALSPEEIVKGKTRPSSADASSSVVELENEGLFRISHEENKGDDGDQVKEDVDRDQLKSKWTDEEMLDSLRGLFISGPVAGEGVDENGEAYEEEGEDFEDLEGGSDGEGEGEDDVPYVGVKPSQISVEDARAAALAKKKEALKIKFDEEYDDSDDEASKMDFYDQQKAEMARQKQINEEEFGNLDLDARAQIEGYRSGMYVRLEIEGVPCELIENFDPRFPIIVGGLLAAEERFGFITVRIKRHRWFTKTLKTNDPLIFSLGWRRFQTLPLYHLDDHSIRNRYLKYTPEHMHCFATFYGPVSAPNTGFCAFNSLQGDAPGFRVSATGVVLDVDRSTKIVKKLKLTGVPYKIFKNTAFIKDMFNTGLEVAKFEGANIKTVSGIRGQVKKALSKPDGAFRATFEDKILLSDIVFLRAWYSIEPKKLYNPVCSLLLSHKESWQGMRLTGQIRREEGLKTPLDPNSAYRPIQRTTRRFNPLKVPRKLAASLPFASKTPELSKQRKPTYMQSRAVVMGEDEKKAVTLLQQIQTLKKDKSERRKAKQDERKEAYRKKVGEKDEKREEKIREERRERFKKEGLKRKREEMSEGKGRGKKSRA, via the exons ATGGAAGCACCCCATAAGGCCCATCACAAACCATCAGCTGGCGCAAAGCATGCGAAGAAAGATGCCGCAAAGGGTGTAGACCGCTCAGGCGGGAAAAACTTCAACCCCAAA GCATTCACCAACACCTCCTTCAGAGCAGCTGATAGAGCAGCCAGGCGTACCGCAGAGAAAAATCAACAGCGTCTTCATGTCCCGCTGGTTAATCGCAATCCTGAGGAACGCAAGGTCACTAatgaaaaaggcaaaggaatGGACGAAGGTGCTTTGCCGCCTCCGCCCATCGTTGTCGGCATCGTTGGTCCTCCTGGTGTGGGGAAGACTACTTTGTTGCGATCTCTTGTTAGGAGATTCACGAAGCACAATCTATCGCAGCCACAGGGCCCTGTGACTGTTGTCTCTGGCAAGACAAGGAGAATCACTTTTATCGAATGTGGAAATGATCTTAACAGCATGATTGACTTGGGTAAAGTGGTTGACTTGGTGCTTTTGATGATCGATGGTAGTTTTGGATTTGAAATG GAAACTTTTGAATtcctcaacatccttcAATCACATGGGTTTCCGAAAGTCATGGGTGTTCTCACACACGTCGATCTTATCAAGAAAGCTTCCACCCTCAAAGACACCAAAAAACGCCTCAAGCACCGTTTCTGGACTGAAATATATCAGGGAGCCAAgctcttttccctttcagGCGTCATGAACGGACGTTACCCTGATGCGGAAATCAACCTTTTGTCGAGATTCATCTCTGTCATGAAATTCCGCCCTCTTGTCTTCCGAAACCAACACCCCTACCTGGTGGCAGACAGAATTCAGGACCTAACACCTCGAGAGGCTATTCGTGAAAACGCCAAAATTGATCGAACAATCACTCTCTATGGCTATGTTCGTGGTCCAAACCTTCCTCCACGCAATGCTAAGATTCATATCCCTGGTGCGGGTGATCTTGAGGTTAAAGAAGTCGAGAGATTGGCCGatccttgtcctcttcccacgCTCGAgagcgaaagaagaaggaagatgggcgaaaaagcaaagctgATTCATGCCCCAATGAGCGATGTTGGCGGCGTAATGTATGACAAGGACGCAGTGTACATCAACGTCCCCGGTAACTTTACAAAAGGAGGAGACA CTCCTCGGGGTGAGGGTGAAAAGATGGTTATGGATCTTCAGGATGCCGAAAGAACTTTTGCGGACAACATTCAAGCATCAGAAATTAGGTTGTTTGGCCATTCGTCCGCCCCATTGCAGGTCACTGAAGAACGCAAGGACCACGTCCGCCGCAGAGCGGAACCACGTTCCGGCGGTCCCATGCTCGGCAAagcggatgatgatgagtttgaTGAGAGCCTtgacgaagacgacgagTTTGATGACGCAAGTGATGCCGAGGACGGAGGGAGGTTCGACGAAGCGTCGGGCGAGTctgatgacgacgacgaaAGAGATGTAGCGTACGCCGAGTCTGAATCAGATCACGATGACCTTGCCTTTGCCACTGGTTTTGAGCAAGAAGGGGCCAGAGTCAattttgatgatgatgatgacgaggattTCCCCtccgatgaagatgatgaggatgtacCTGGTTGGAAACGCAACCTAGCTTCTCGTGCTTCCTCCGCTTTGGCCGACAGACTAGGCAAGAAACGCAACCTCATGACACTTATATACGACTCTGCTCTCTCTCCAGAGGAAATTGTCAAGGGCAAGACgcgtccttcttccgccgatgcttcatcctctgttGTTGAGCTGGAAAATGAGGGTTTGTTCCGGATCAGTCACGAAGAGAACAAGGGCGACGATGGTGATCAAGTGAAAGAGGACGTGGATAGGGATCAATTAAAGAGCAAGTGGACTGACGAAGAAATGCTTGACTCACTTAGAGGACTGTTCATCTCCGGTCCTGTTGCTGGAGAGGGGGTagatgagaatggagaggcttatgaggaggaaggcgaggatTTCGAGGATCTagagggaggaagtgaTGGCGAAGGTGAAGGCGAGGATGACGTGCCCTATGTTGGTGTCAAGCCTTCTCAAATAAGTGTTGAGGATGCGCGAGCCGCTGCTTTGgccaaaaagaaggaggctcTTAAGATTAAATTCGATGAGGAGTATGACGACTCTGACGATGAGGCATCCAAAATGGACTTTTACGACCAACAAAAAGCGGAGATGGCTCGTCAAAAGCAAATcaatgaagaggagtttGGCAATCTTGACTTGGATGCCAGGGCGCAAATTGAAGGCTATCGTTCTGGGATGTACGTCAGGTTAGAGATTGAAGGTGTGCCATGCGAATTGATCGAGAACTTTGATCCTCGATTCCCCATCATTGTTGGTGGTCTCCTGGcggcagaagagagatttGGTTTCATCACTGTTCGTATCAAGCGACACAGGTGGTTCACCAAGACGCTCAAGACCAATGATCCCCTCATCTTTTCACTTGGCTGGCGTCGATTCCAAACTCTCCCCCTCTACCATTTGGACGACCACTCCATTAGAAACCGATATCTCAAATACACCCCGGAGCATATGCACTGTTTCGCCACATTCTATGGTCCTGTCTCAGCTCCCAACACTGGCTTCTGCGCGTTCAACTCTCTGCAGGGGGATGCCCCCGGCTTCCGGGTGTCGGCAACCGGCGTCGTCCTTGACGTTGATCGATCCACCAAGATTGTCAAGAAACTCAAGCTGACCGGTGTGCCTTACAAAATTTTCAAGAACACGGCGTTTATCAAAGACATGTTCAACACCGGGCTTGAGGTGGCCAAGTTCGAGGGGGCAAACATCAAGACTGTCTCGGGTATCAGAGGTcaggtgaagaaggcatTAAGCAAGCCTGACGGTGCCTTCAGAGCAACCTTTGAAGACAAAATCTTGTTGAGTG ATATTGTATTCCTCCGAGCATGGTATTCTATTGAACCGAAAAAGCTTTACAACCCTGTGTGCTCTCTACTGCTTTCCCACAAGGAATCGTGGCAGGGTATGCGTCTCACGGGTCAGATCCGTCGGGAGGAAGGCCTCAAGACTCCTCTTGATCCCAATTCAGCTTATCGACCCATTCAGCGCACCACAAGACGCTTCAACCCTCTCAAGGTCCCGCGTAAGCTTGCTGCCTCTTTGCCTTTCGCATCCAAGACGCCAGAACTCTCAAAGCAGCGTAAGCCTACTTACATGCAATCTCGTGCCGTTGtgatgggagaggatgaaaagaaggcgGTGACGCTGTTGCAGCAGATCCAAacgttgaagaaggataagtcggagagaaggaaagcgaaGCAAGATGAGCGAAAGGAAGCGTataggaagaaggttggggagaaggatgaaaaaagagaggaaaagatcagggaagagagaagagaaaggttcaagaaggagggattgaagaggaagagggaggaaatgagcgagggaaaaggtagaggaaagaagagtagaGCGTAA
- a CDS encoding porphobilinogen deaminase → MSCPFHTTTNTSHRSPLPDRALLLAMKSQTNTFILGTRKSNLALIQTGHVADDLRRLHSAAGSKFGETREEGDDVEQGDVPFVHPYTFTIESMTTVGDRNQTTPLHLLSPYSSTQPAKSLWTDELEARLINGHFDMLVHSLKDVPTVLKDGCEIGCMAKRHDPRDALVVKQGLPYKRLEDLPDGAVVGTGSVRRVAQLKRAFPNLVFEDMRGNLNTRFNKLDNPQSPFSALILAMSGLERLGMAHRATSPLSSPTLMHAVGQGALAIEIRSTDPRVRNCLRGLGHWQTEWSCGAERGCLRVLEGGCSVPVGVESELVELDEDEIAAHPELLEGVEDPFKGQEESPLEGNSPMLWFSGLVDTTSAPTPSTPTFSSHSLPPLRTRLAKLILHCCVTSTDGSKHVLFTPPPVLVRSYRQAEQFGEECARKLRGMGAGEILDEINKLRKERELRDLESAIERSRAAQEESEKMGLVQDGSAEVVA, encoded by the exons ATGTCTTGCCCCTTCCATACCACCACGAACACCTCCCACCGCAGCCCCCTACCAGACCGTGCACTTCTTCTCGCAATGAAGTCCCAGACAAACACTTTCATTCTCGGCACACGCAAGTCAAACCTCGCCCTCATACAAACAGGTCACGTTGCAGACGACCTTCGACGTCTCCATTCTGCCGCGGGCAGCAAATTCGGCGAGACcagagaggaaggtgacgaTGTCGAGCAAGGTGATGTGCCTTTTGTGCACCCCTACACTTTCACCATTGAGTCTATGACCACTGTCGGTGACCGAAACCAGACTacccctctccacctcctctctccttaCTCCTCTACCCAGCCCGCGAAATCCCTTTGGACTGATGAGCTCGAAGCTCGACTTATCAACGGTCACTTTGACATGCTCGTGCACTCCCTCAAGGATGTGCCTACCGTTCTCAAAGACGGATGCGAAATCGGATGCATGGCCAAGAGGCATGATCCTCGTGATGCTTTGGTAGTCAAGCAGGGATTGCCGTATAAAAGACTGGAAGATTTACCCGACGGAGCTGTTGTTGGTACAGGTAGCGTGAGGAGAGTAGCGCAACTGAAGAGAGCTTTCCCCAATCTCGTCTTTGAGGATATG CGCGGTAACCTTAACACACGATTCAACAAACTAGACAACCCCCAATCGCCATTTTCTGCTCTTATTCTTGCCATGTCTGGCCTCGAACGTTTAGGCATGGCCCACCGTGCCACTTCGCCCCTGTCCTCTCCAACCCTTATGCACGCTGTCGGTCAAGGTGCTCTTGCCATCGAAATTCGATCCACTGACCCTCGTGTTCGAAACTGTTTGAGAGGATTAGGGCACTGGCAGACTGAATGGTCATGCGGTGCCGAAAGAGGTTGTCTGAGGGTTTTGGAAGGTGGCTGCTCTGTCCCCGTCGGTGTGGAGTCTGAGCTCGTCGAGCTTGACGAGGACGAGATTGCCGCGCATCCCGAATTACTTGAAGGCGTCGAAGATCCTTTCAAGGGCCAGGAAGAGAGCCCTCTTGAAGGAAACTCTCCTATGTTGTGGTTCTCTGGTCTTGTAGACACCACTTCCGCCCCTACTCCATCCACACCCactttctcatctcactctcttcctccacttcgaACACGCCTTGCgaagctcatcctccattGCTGTGTTACTTCTACCGATGGATCCAAACACGTCCTCTTTACCCCTCCTCCTGTCCTTGTACGGTCATACCGTCAAGCGGAGCAATTTGGTGAAGAGTGTGCTCGGAAATTAAGGGGGATGGGTGCAGGGGAGATCTTGGATGagatcaacaagctcaGGAAGGAACGAGAATTGAGGGACTTGGAAAGCGCCATCGAGAGAAGTAGAGCGGCAcaggaggagagtgagaagATGGGGTTGGTTCAGGATGGCTCAGCTGAAGTTGTTGCCTAA
- a CDS encoding uncharacterized protein (genome sequence mistake): MVNSPPQALPPIKLKLSLSNIHQPSTPTPTHNRKGKHTAPPTNPSDAHSSTPLPRPKLKLNAAASSSFRISLPAAGSSTADLPTVATPTPSTAASPANPITPSGSASKVQTSPGKKSSVKKSAKPSASKKKPGPKRPSAIPQRLLSSTSTTPSKPSAAIPETPTQVKDEPEDLSPASSSIPPAEITNLSTPSQQDGDENSGTGKRPVKWMRVKKPLKELLQKIMVEIRKKDDYALFEEPVDLEAFPDYLDVIGGEDNMMDMGTMQAKVDRDEYRNIDQIEGDLRTLASAAQKFNPPGSIPHKSAGIILAHGLKHIERSRPLVLTPPSTPRDSATPARATSVLSTRELTAALEDRKARDDVPPYLYIPEEMLSFPPNSAMARAVAGISTEVNVCTTSVSLVRVKSLVENGVTGRQTVVVISQRRMISTCFLIHGG; the protein is encoded by the exons ATGGTAAACTCTCCCCCACAAGCCCTTCCCCCAATAaagctcaagctctctctctcaaaCATACACCAGCCCTCAACTCCCACCCCTACGCACAACAGGAAAGGCAAGCACACCGCTCCTCCCACAAACCCCAGCGATGCCCACTCCTCTACCCCATTACCGCGCCCAAAACTCAAGCTCAATGCCGccgcttcatcctctttccgTATAAGTCTTCCTGCGGCGGGATCTTCCACTGCGGACCTTCCGACTGTGGCGACTCCTACTCCGTCAACTGCAGCTTCCCCTGCAAATCCCATAACACCTTCGGGGTCTGCATCAAAAGTTCAAACGAGTCCCGGTAAAAAGTCATCTGTCAAGAAATCTGCAAAACCTTCGGCGTCCAAGAAAAAGCCTGGCCCTAAACGGCCGTCTGCTATTCCTCAAAGACTGTTGTCCTCAACTTCCACTACGCCGTCTAAACCTAGCGCTGCTATTCCCGAGACACCCACACAGGTCAAGGACGAGCCTGAAGATTTATCGCCTGCTTCCTCGTCCATTCCGCCGGCTGAGATCACTAATCTGTCAACGCCATCGCAACAAGATGGGGACGAAAATTCTGGCACAGGCAAGAGACCAGTTAAGTGGATGCGTGTGAAAAAACCATTGAAAGAGCTTTTGCAAAAAATTATGGTGGAGatcagaaagaaggatgactATGCGCTGTTTGAAGAACCTG TTGACCTGGAGGCTTTCCCTGACTATCTTGATGTTATCGGCGGAGAAGATAATATGATGGATATGGGCACCATGCAAGCCAAGGTTGATCGCGACGAGTACCGGAATATTGACCAAATTGAG GGTGATCTTCGAACACTTGCAAGTGCTGCGCAAAAGTTCAATCCGCCCGGATCAATTCCTCACAAGTCGGCAGGGATAATCCTTGCCCATGGTCTCAAGCACATTGAACGTTCTCGTCCTCTTGTTTTaactcctccttccactccaCGCGATTCTGCCACACCCGCCAGGGCAACATCTGTCCTTTCTACCCGCGAGTTGACAGCTGCTCTTGAAGACAGGAAGGCAAGGGACGACGTGCCTCCCTATCTTTACATTCCCGAAGAAatgctttctttccctcccaaCAGTGCTATGGCTCGCGCAGTCGCTGGAATCTCAACGGAGGTAAACGTATGTACAACAAGCGTATCTCTCGTGCGCGTGAAAAGTTTGGTGGAAAATGGCGTAACTGGACGACAGACGGTAGTCGTGATATCGCAGAGGCGGATGATATCCACATGCTTTTTGATCCATGGCGGGTGA
- a CDS encoding ESCRT-I complex subunit TSG101: protein MSSLSLTRDWLHSVLRPFPARESITQEVLHILQQRRTLAVKTDAFTFDSGHTALLLLLHGTLPVTYRGATYQIPIHLWVPHEYPRAPPLVFVMPTKDMGVRKSREVDPSGRVREEVVEEWWRAWEVKNLDMLLKHLADVFSAAPPVYAKPSIPSQGQSLPSGIRTSTPDVQTATTQPPIPPARPTFGHPHPEILPVYRPAPTPPPHPYSHNPARQASSPTSSAPQHVQTPRESPSMSNQPRQTQSPSPSLAAPPVPQRPYSGVGPIPQGSGSLQQHYTGPQQSWQGASASRPPTAAGVMELQNAAAVQPWPTTAGDNGSNAAHPGQQTNYSASHPRQAQKSQSLPVPRQSPQDLLSSPGLHSTALDNESDDPSGPPPIPPSKPPPPSLLHLHSILLSHLNASLPPLVNSLHSSVEHLQARQEDLVTGEPAIRDEMARLEAVKKVCDSVGKKMEEVVAKGEERVADLESKGEVSVDELVCGISIVHNQLIDLVAEDNAIEDTIYHMTRALDAERVDLDRYLKSIRSLAREQYMKRALIERIIQGMGQKQGW from the exons ATGTCGTCGCTCAGTCTCACTAGAGACTGGCTTCACTCTGTCCTTCGCCCATTTCCCGCTCGTGAGTCCATCACACAGGAGgtcctccacatcctccagcaACGCCGAACACTCGCCGTCAAAACAGACGCTTTCA CCTTTGACTCGGGGCATACCgcgctccttctcctcctccatggAACACTCCCAGTCACTTACCGTGGCGCCACTTACCAGATACCCATACATCTCTGGGTACCCCACGAGTACCCACGCGCTCCTCCCTTAGTCTTTGTGATGCCAACTAAGGACATGGGTGTACGGAAAAGCAGAGAGGTCGATCCATCAGGCAGAGTCAGAGAGGAAGTTGTGGAGGAATGGTGGAGGGCTTGGGAG GTCAAGAATCTTGACATGCTATTGAAACATCTGGCAGACGTCTTTTCAGCTGCACCACCGGTATATGCTAAaccatccattccttcccaGGGCCAAAGCTTGCCATCTGGGATTCGTACATCAACCCCAGATGTACAAACAGCAACCACTCAGCCCCCAATTCCTCCCGCCCGGCCAACCTTCGGTCATCCGCATCCAGAA ATACTTCCAGTGTACAGACCAGCACCAACTCCCCCACCTCATCCATACTCCCATAATCCCGCCCGTCAAGCCTCCTCGCCCACGTCTTCCGCGCCGCAACATGTTCAAACTCCTAGAGAATCTCCATCCATGTCAAATCAACCTCGTCAAACCCAATCTCCAAGCCCATCATTGGCTGctcctcctgttcctcaGAGGCCTTACTCTGGCGTTGGTCCGATACCTCAAGGTTCAGGGTCACTCCAGCAGCATTATACAGGACCACAACAGTCCTGGCAAGGAGCATCTGCATCAAGGCCACCGACAGCAGCCGGTGTTATGGAGTTACAAAatgcagcagcagtacAACCCTGGCCTACTACAGCAGGCGATAACGGTAGCAATGCTGCTCACCCTGGTCAACAGACAAACTATTCCGCGTCTCATCCACGTCAGGCCCAGAAATCTCAAAGCCTTCCAGTGCCACGGCAGTCCCCACAGGACCTTTTATCTTCGCCCGGATTACACTCCACAGCTCTTGACAACGAATCAGATGACCCATCCGGCCCTCCACCTATTCCGCCTTCGAAacctccccctccctctctcctccatctccattccatccttctctcacaCCTCAATGCATCCTTGCCCCCTCTGGTGAactctcttcattcctctGTAGAACACCTGCAAGCAAGACAAGAAGACTTGGTGACGGGCGAACCGGCGATACGGGATGAAATGGCGAGACTTGAGGCTGTGAAAAAGGTGTGCGATTCAGtaggcaagaagatggaagaagtggtTGCCAAGGGCGAGGAAAGGGTCGCGGACCTGGAATCCAAGGGCGAAGTTTCGGTCGATGAACTTGTGTGTGGGATCTCCATTGTACACAATCA ATTAATAGACTTGGTAGCAGAAGATAACGCCATCGAAGATACAATTTACCATATGACTCGAGCTCTTGATGCTGAACGCGTGGATCTTGATCGATATCTCAAATCCATCAGGTCACTGGCAAGAGAACAGTACATGAAGAGGGCGCTTATAGAGAGAATTATTCAAGGGATGGGACAGAAGCAAGGATGGTGA